A genomic stretch from Telopea speciosissima isolate NSW1024214 ecotype Mountain lineage chromosome 7, Tspe_v1, whole genome shotgun sequence includes:
- the LOC122668624 gene encoding probable protein phosphatase 2C 80 — protein sequence MYPYYLAQMIAENAEISSKDCHKISPFSLSAEIAGYYHSGGKKDDITKDIFRMSTVVVDDERPSKVRRLCCSDSSVPATPFHGIINDVSIIPRKRKLKLLMGSSYLPKENLFKPEGEDAHFICEEQQVFGVADGVGSWAKKGIDAGEYARELMSNSVMAVQNAPINKGYCVDPLIVLEEAFSNTNAQGSSTACILALADDDNCLHYASVGDSGFLLIRGEELIYNSPSQQRRFNCPFQLGKHPRSDNPTAAFEFKVEVEEGDVIVAGTDGLFDNLFQEEIIETVNLFTACIGMYPYYLAKMIAENAEMSSKDSDKISPFSVSTEMAGYYHSGGKKDDITVVVAYVVPSSS from the exons ATGTATCCATACTATTTGGCTCAGATGATTGCTGAAAATGCAGAGATCAGTTCCAAAGACTGCCATAAAATCAGTCCCTTCTCACTCTCTGCAGAGATAGCTGGTTATTACCATTCTGGTGGCAAGAAAGATGATATCACA AAGGATATATTCAGAATGAGCACCGTAGTAGTCGATGATGAAAGGCCATCAAAGGTTCGTCGCCTTTGTTGTTCAGACTCCTCAGTTCCAGCAACTCCTTTTCATGG GATTATTAATGATGTTTCTATTATTCCAAGAAAGAGGAAGTTGAAGCTGCTGATGGGTTCTTCTTACCTACCGAAGGAGAATTTGTTTAAACCTGAAGGGGAAGATGCCCACTTCATCTGTGAAGAGCAGCAAGTGTTTGGTGTGGCTGATGGGGTGGGATCATGGGCTAAGAAGGGAATTGATGCCGGAGAATATGCTCGGGAACTCATGTCAAATTCTGTAATGGCAGTCCAAAATGCACCCATTAATAAGGGTTATTGTGTGGATCCATTGATTGTACTCGAAGAGGCCTTCTCTAACACCAATGCTCAAGGCTCTTCCACTGCTTGTATCCTAGCCTTGGCAGATGATGATAAC TGCTTACATTACGCAAGTGTAGGAGACAGTGGGTTCTTGTTGATCAGAGGGGAAGAACTAATCTACAATTCCCCCTCGCAACAACGCCGGTTCAATTGCCCATTTCAACTTGGGAAACACCCTCGGAGTGACAATCCCACTGCAGCTTTT GAGTTCAAAGTTgaagttgaagaaggagatgtGATTGTTGCAGGGACTGATGGACTATTTGATAACCTATTCCAAGAAGAAATAATAGAGACAGTAAATCTATTCACTGCTTGCATAGGGATGTATCCATACTATTTGGCTAAGATGATTGCTGAAAATGCAGAGATGAGTTCCAAAGACAGCGATAAAATTAGTCCCTTCTCAGTCTCTACAGAGATGGCTGGTTATTACCATTCTGGTGGCAAGAAAGATGACATCACAGTTGTAGTTGCCTATGTTGTTCCATCATCATCCTAG
- the LOC122668625 gene encoding uncharacterized protein LOC122668625, with product MALQAKNKLGFIDGTIEQPTDDYVDLLLGGAQLHGYLLAYSFHDPSIANSILWTTNARDVWNDLGDRFSQQNAPIFEIGRSISNHSQGTDSISAYYTTLKAFRDELSSYRSHLPTCTCGTMTTINGYVETDALIDFLQGLNDSYSAVRSQILLMDPLPTMAKAYSLLLQEERRRSLHESRLFHSIKPPCTLTLFFSYQQQQQSSSTPVPKATTASLSL from the coding sequence ATGGCCCTTCAAGCGAAAAACAAACTCGGGTTCATTGATGGCACCATCGAACAACCTACCGATGATTACGTTGATCTTCTGCTGGGAGGCGCGCAACTCCATGGTTACCTCTTGGCTTATTCATTCCACGATCCGTCCATTGCCAATAGCATTCTATGGACCACCAATGCACGGGATGTTTGGAACGATCTCGGCGATCGCTTTTCTCAACAAAATGCCCCCATATTTGAGATCGGGCGTTCCATTTCAAATCATTCCCAAGGGACTGATtcaatttcagcatactacACCACCCTCAAAGCCTTCCGGGATGAGCTTTCTTCATACCGATCGCACTTGCCTACATGCACTTGCGGTACCATGACCACCATCAATGGGTACGTTGAAACCGATGCTCTCATCGATTTCCTTCAAGGCCTCAATGACTCTTACTCTGCTGTTCGAAGTCAAATACTTCTCATGGATCCCCTGCCAACAATGGCCAAAGCATATTCCTTACTTCTACAAGAGGAACGACGGCGTTCATTACATGAATCTCGTCTGTTCCACTCAATCAAGCCGCCATGCACGCTGacactcttcttctcttaccaacaacaacagcaatcgTCCTCCACGCCGGTTCCAAAGGCAACAACGGCCTCACTATCACTGTAA